The genomic stretch acatctaaatgagcttcaagtttatttgtctcagggacttgaaaaggagaatccagacggctcttttgatcttttggaatggtggaaggcaagggaaaaacattttccggttcttgcaaggatgactcggtatattttatcaattcaagcttcaactgttgcatcagagagcgcttttagtcaagcaagactgcaaaataggtgatcatagagagtctatgagggatagcttggaaaaattagtactgtttagagattggatccgctcggaaagaagaaactttggaattgcagaatcacaaccggcgatagatgaagcttatgaagaaatgatagcggaacttgcgtaggattcggcttcgcccggaagtggtgatgaacaagcttcttttccaccaccaccaacgcaacctcctccgaaccttgatggatttatgagatttgttagagataatacatagactaatatgtaacttgtattttggcacatcttccttagtttttttccttctaatggtggtattagtaccttgttgtgctcattccattgggggaaggatgactaagaaagatatgccatttttggtaataaaatttattgcttctacccttgaatatcttttcgcaatatttctttgtctttacttagaattatttataagctacaatatatacataacatacaatatatactacaagaaaatatataagagaatatatatacataagatacaatatatatactacaagaaaatatataagagaatatatatacataagatacaatatatatactacaagaaaatatataagagaatatatatacataagatacaatatatactacaagaaaatatataagagaatatatatacataagatacaatatatatactacaagaaaatatataagagaatatatatacataagatacaatatatatactacaagaaaatatataagagaatatatatacataagatacaatatatatactacaagaaaatatataagagaatatatatacataagatacaatatatatactacaaaaaaatatataagagaatatatatacatgagatacaatatatatactacaagaaaatatataagagaatatatatacataagatacaatatatatgtatactacaagaaaatatataagagaatatatatacataagatacaatatatatactacaagaaaatatataagagaatatatatacataagatacaatatatactacaagaaaatatataagagaatatatatacataagatacaatatatatactacaagaaaatatataagagaatatatatacataagatacaatatatatactacaagaaaatatataagagaatatatatacataagatacaatatatatactacaagaaaatatataagagaatatatatacataagatacaatatatatactacaagacaatatattatgcgaatatatatacataagatacaatatatatactacaagacaatatattatgcgctttaatgtcacagctggctagacgtagccactaaggcaaagccaataagagtagtaccagaaccgactgtaccaccatcttggaaccaaatcaagaaactatattaaaatttctttatattttgaaagagtctggattcttcatggttaatatgcaagagaaattagttcttcaacatagatatgaatccgtttagccggacatagtcacggctggggagagaaactaagtatttaatatactaaaaagaaaatagaataaGTACCTTgaaggccgagaagcaaggccctgaagatgaactgaacttcaaaacttttattaatctTTAACTGATTTACAAACTAATAAACTAAATCTTTACAAAGGGAGGTGAGAGAGAGCGTAGAGAGAGAGTAGGGGGTTCCGACTCTtccttcttcaaatgaagaagtctccttatataacaaaaaaaaagaatctaaAATAGTAAATTGAGTCCCACGTCTAGGTCCTtacacagtgtttctactgttgatgaacagtgtttctactgtggatgaacagtgtatctactgttgaGTGGGTCCTGGCAGCTGGTAAGCTGTCAAGTCTTTTTCTTGTCCAAATTgtgcatttgttggaggaaaTCTTCCACCTTTTCTATATCTCTGTCAGATAATATTATCTCTGGCTGTATTGGTTGTGTATCTTCCACGAGGTCATCACCACTTGTTTCACTTCGcattgaagtgtctgatttttcgCATTGATCCAGTGATTGAAGCAAGTTTCTTTTCACTtcttctaagtattgatttatcaaatcaattttatctccttcttgaattgagattcttcgagcaatatgtttaactGTGCTCTCTTCTATCATCTTCTTTTGAGGGGTCGTTATATATAATTGGATTTGTGTTTTAatagaatccaataattcttgtccatataatgtttttgttttgggatcagtcttcagcaatttgtcccaaaaattattgtaaaataccctatataaacacgggatttgttcttccgtataacctAATTCAGAAGTCCATTTATGAATCCAGGGGatagagaattcaataaagaagtagatttgatcaattttttctagataacagatatgatctgcgtgatataactcGGTTAGGAACGGCGAAACTTttgcccattctttgtataacttaaggaaTGGTTCAGGAAGAATTTTTGTAGTGGGACCATGGTATGACCtccagtttaaaaaccagttggggataggtcctgtaaatacctttgcacatactttgataaaccaagtatgtttatATCTCTCATTATTATAATAAAGCACCCTATCAAATGCttggatataatcccaataagtaaaattcataggggatttattaaggcttatctgcctttctttcattgttgaaatcccccattcttcaacagatataatctatttgataatgacttttgaaaagttataaacgttttcatttgtgttataacccgaaaagtgctggaattctgcacttcCTGTACTAATTAGGATAGTCTCATAATaagtgcgggttttatatgattcacccgggtagtataatccattaatcagatatctctggaaTATTTTCCATGGTTCTTcctttctctgaatctcagagttttcaaggagaaatatcatttctctctttggtaatttttcgtatgacttgatatcatcattgtcttcttctttagcaattgaagcaaaagtatcactttgctttttggatgccaaataagcctgcagatgtccATATAAAGGgctatcttctggaatatcttccagatgtatagaatgtcctgatGATTCACCTGTAAGAggtacctttgagtttatcaaactcttttttcctctttgtattactggagaatttgatgaggatccgtatgacaaTCCTTGAGAGTAAGTCCTattaggggaagatcttcccctacctctgcccttggtggcccatgaagggtccattctgcagaAATAGCAagtcattattaattaaaaaggatatCATAATTCTATTGCCGATATAATCTTGGCTGGGAAACtcattttcaattaactgaagaatattAGTAACTTCATTAGAATTAGAGTATTCTTCTTCAATAGTTTCAATTTTGTCAGCCATAATTTTATCAAGTATGAGTTCCTTTAAGTCTCTGTTTAAattaatcactttaagaatagtgatcaATACCTCATCATCAAAtaacatggtataataattcataatttattctaaatattcccgggatagaaaatccggaagggaattatcaattccttttttgtattgtatttcaaaatcgaaaggcgCCAGCTGAGCCTggcatctagcaaatattaatttagaagcatcgtgcttaaaatctttgtcaaatatatatttaacagattgagcatcagtttttatcaaaaacttttggttatataagtcgtcttgaaattttaatacacacttaacaattgttaacatttcatgtgccacagtagcgtatttcttctgggcttcggtccatttaccagagtgaaatcttattaggtattcactcttattgttgggatttacttgttttaaaatccctccatatccaacattagacgcatctgtctcgataaccttttgccaagtaggattagcaagggttaaacaaggtAGAGATTTAACACGttgtttaatacttttgactaactcagtatgttggtcAGTCCAAGGGTGTCTATGATCCTTCTTCAGCCGATCGTATAGAGGAGCTAGATCTCGTGATAAACTTTTATAGAAAGGGGATATATAATTcagacttcccaaaaatctttgtaattgagtcctgtcagtaataacaCCAGGAAATTTCGAGGCAAAATCAATTGctctttgtattggggtaatttttccctggaAAATATTATGGCCTAAAAAACGAACAttcgtttggaatagactcatctttggtttagaaattactaaaccgttttgtataacaattttcttgaaaatatcaagatgcttaatatgcatctccaaagttttagaaaatactaatatgtcgtcaatataaacgatgataaaatctaaataagggttaaaaatatcattcataattttttgaaattcagaagggcatttttcaaaccgaatggcataacattccattcatattgcccaaatggaacattgaaagcagttctataagtatgctctttaaatatttgaatttgccaataaccagattttaaatcaaattttgaaaatatattggcgtcatataacctagatagcaagtcccttttattagggataggatacctaatccattttagatgtttatttaatggtttataatttataactaagcgaggaatacctcgttccttttctgccgcattattaacataaaaggcagaacatgaccaaggagattttgagggttttatcaaacccttttgtaacaaactatcaatctcgtttttgcagaattcaactagttcagcattcatctggcaaggtcgagatttagtaggaatatcatcctcagagaagttttcttcgtaaggaagagttacaatatgccttttccggttccaaaaggcactagggtgatcgacgcaaacatcaacagccatcttttcagcaattaatttaatcttttgctgaactttagcagactgtaaagtatcgaatatatttatgctaagaatttctaattgtaatgaatcaacatgcctttgtttcatattaatcaaggcattaatatctctagttacgggatctgtaacaaaggaataacttatctttttatcttgataagtagcagaaaaaccatgttcatctatattattgaacggataaatagcattaataaaaggggttccaagtataattggagggtataactggttttttaccaaaaagaagaaatgaggaatacagactttattttGACAAATATGAGTATTTGGCagtttgtactctatatctaaagcatgaccagaagcggatttaaccaaatgagtggtcttttgaaaatatttagttgGAATTAATCCTTcttgaatgcagcttacatctgcaccactatcaatcatagctatattAGTTATGGAAAAattattatcgatcaaaatagtacatttaatataccatttatgtgcagtaataatttgcatcatacctaaaaacaAGTCTGATTTTTCTGCATTTGGATCAGATTTATCATTAAAAATTCAGAAATTTCTTTAGTCGAAAATTtaggtagagaattatttttctcaatttgagtaattcggtgatcgcaaatcatttgattttgcttaagagacttaatatcccttttcaaattctcaatttcttcttttaaatcattaAAAGAAGTATCTCTACTAGGCgtactggacttttgaagtcttctatttatttcagataaagaataaggtgcaaaatgttcaaattcgttcttgtatttttcaacagattttgaactactagaactagaacttgcagctaaattaataattttttcacgaagtttttcatcagtaacttcttttaaaagttctattacattatcagatgtaatagtttttatatttagATTATcaaattgtgattgcaatttataaaattcgtcactatcacaagtacaaatatcatctttgcaagcagtgcaagaagtatcaatatttttattatcagaaaaatcaattaactcaacttcagcttcagattcagtctccgagtaatagtcagattctgatcctgaagtgtataacaagccataaaccttatcgtgtaactcatcatcgagttctaaggtttttagcttttgaagcttgcaatttggagaaatatgaccaaactttccacacttataacacttaatatcagcgagatctcttTTAGATCTATTCTTCGTAAAACGAGTAGATTTTcgatgcgcttttctagtatcacattcttccttaggcctatatctagacctctttttcttatacgggctatccgggtaAGGATACTtatgatatctgtttttcttcttcctactttgagtaGAAGTTCCTGGTAAACCGAACTGAGTACATAAGTCACCAtattgtgatttttctttaagcttatcaatcttaagctgtctagaaagccttagctcattacacaatttcaatccttcttgtgtacaaactcctataagcttaccataggtataattattatacagaatctcgccgcaactaccctttaacacatccctaactctttcagcaaataaggaagggagaccatctataaacttggctttccaatGCTCAAATTTATtgtcgggtagttccataactctactcataaaagtgtctttataccatctaaattcactaagggtcttacatctaagtccattaagtaaGGTTCGGATGGTCTGatgatttgaggtaaatctaccattgaaatgctctaagattgtaaggataagggtataaACTGTATCTTCTCTACCCAttactagagccatacctatgttatcaacaccttcgtcggttgccgtaGCATTTATGACGAAagccttttcctctacagataaatgattatcccaccagccacgaagttggccagtaaatcctgcaataatcattttgcaaatagttctatctgtatttttaacacttttacagatagtcgaatacataagcattctgtgtacgagaatggttaattgtctatcagttagaccatcaagattccattcataaatttcggaaccgttataagacgtattagtctgattccaatctcgttcctcaatcaacacatcttgaggagtaggacgaggataataataggtctgcattctcggtttatcagcatacctatgattttgtttaacaatccctttgagtttattaaactctgaccaagtctcagttttataatcagaaacggtctccattttatcagcaaaattttttgataaattataatatatatacataagatacaatatatatactacaagaaaatatataagagaatatatatacataacatacaatatatactacaagaaaatatataagtaataagttataatatatatacataagatacaatatatatactacaagacaatatattatgcatgacaatttagtgttttactattgttttgttatttttctttttcgtcaagcactttaataattagatctacatatatactacatatatatttttaatatagccatgatactacaagaaattgcctttaaAAAAAAActcgctaggcccgcgaagcccacgagcccggcccgttaagcccaggaccatgtgggcttaggcccgtcacgggccggttccacccgttgagcccacgaagcccgggaccgctagGCCCGGGACCGCTAGAGCCCAGGCCTACAAAGCCCGGCCCGTTTGGCCTACGaaggcccgggcccggcccagaatacagCACTATCCACATACCCTGACTGTTCTGAATTCTGGACAGTTGCAGCTTCTTTCTTCTACCTCTAACTTGCGCATGGAAAAATTTATATTCCTGTCACCATCTTTAAACCAGGACATTCCAGATTTTTGTTTCCAGTATTTTTCTTCCAATGCTAGATATCTGATCAATTCAGTCTGTACCTTCTGCAACCTTTGTCTGTTTTGTTTTGTAGGGTTAACTTCAAACTCTGCTTCATGCACAATTACAACCTCCTCAAAACTAGCTATTTTTTGAAATATGTCCCCATATGTTGATTTACCCCATCCAGATAGAGCCTTCTTGACCTTCTTCAGCTTATGATTGAACAGAACATATTGGTTTGCACTGAAGTCAGCATTCCAGTTCTGCTTTACTACCTCTTTGAATGAAGCATGTTCCAGCCAAAAATTCAGAAACCTGAAGGGTTTCTTGACTGGGGGATTCTTTATATCATATCTAAGTTGCATAGGGCTATGATCAGACCCTATCTTTGCCAAATGTTGAACTTCAATACCTGGAAAAATCTGCTGAAATTCTGATTGGCCACACATCTGTCTAGCCTTTTGAAAATACAATCCTCCTCTGCCCTGCCAATCCACCATGTGAATATACTACCCTTAAAACCAAGATCTGACAGGTTACAAGTATTTATACAATGCCTGAAATCATCTATTTCATTCAAGTGTACTGGAAGACCTCCAAATTTTTCCTCCTCATCCCATATAACATTGAAATCACCTCTTACCAACCATGGAATAGTCATATCTGATGCCATATAATACAATGAATCCCACAGTTCAGTCCTTTCAATAGCATCACACTTAGCATATACCAGAGTTAGAACAAATTCCACATGAGTCTCAAAGTGATATAGCCTTAGAGTTAACTGCTGCACAAAGTTATACATAACTGTAACCTCATATACTTCATCTATGAAAGCCCAGATCTTATTTGATACATTAGAAATCGCCTGAGCAAAGCCTATTCTGTTTCTATACCTTTCCAAAGTTCTTGCTTGTTGCATAGGCTCCATTAAACCAATGAATTCATAGTGATTCTTTCTATGTGATTTGATCAGCATCTCAAATGCTTGCTGAGTGTTAACTGATCTAATATTCCATATGAGAGCATCCATTACTGTTTGGATAAAGAAAGTGACAAATTTCTCCTTGTTTGAACTCCTCCTGCAGGCACAGTTGGGTTCTCTTTCTGATGTTTCTTCCTCCCCTTTGCTGCAGATTTGGCCTTCTCAATGATTCTAGGAGACAAATCACCTTGCCTGGCTACATTTTGGAAATTTTGAGTTGTGGACTCTTCATCTAGATCTTGGCATGCCCTTGCATCTTTATCTTCTACTTCTTTAAACTTCTGAGCATCAACAACACTAACATCATGCTTGTGTTGCAAATTAGGCACCAAAGTCTGCTCTTTCATATCCTGCATTCTAGATTGCTCCAAGTTACCGGTTACAATTACACCATCCCCAGTTCCTCCTGAATCAATTGCATCGGTGCCAACTCCTTCCTTTATATGTAACTGATCTGTGTTGCCTTCCTGAATCTGTTTTGTTGTGTGTTGTTCCTTTGCATCAATTTTTTCCTTTGGGACAACTGTTTCATCATTGTTGTTGTCCCTTTCAGTTTTCCTCTTTTCTGCAGCAATTTCTTCTTTATTTGTGACTGTAACAGTTTCCTCTCGATTTACacttttttcctcttcttctttttcttcaagaACTGGTTCTTCATCATGTTTAGCCCCTACAGGAACCTCATTTTCGTCTAAatcatcttccctttgttctgaCCAAAGTTTACTTCCACTCCATTGTACTCTCTCCTTCATCTGAGGAAGGAAATTCTCATTTGTTTGGATTTCTAGAATGTTGGCCATCTCCATTTCAACCATTGTATCCTGTGAAGGAATGTCGTTACAAGATGTGTTGACTTCCACCAATGTATTGCCTATGAAGGTCTTTTGGACCCATTGAGCTGTTGTTTCCTTGGGTTTATTAACCATTGCCTCACTTCCTCCATTAGTTGAACCTACACCAGCTGAACTTATATTAAACTCTGGAGCTGCAGGATTAAGTTTTTCACCCTCATTGCCTATCTGTTGTTTTTGCTGAAATGCTGCTTCTTTTTTCCTTCCTGCTGTACTTCTCGGAGTTGTCTGCACCTCACCTGTTGCCATTTGATTACCATTTCCACTTTGAGTATTATGTTTTCCATTGCCTTGATTTCTTTTCTTTCAGGGGGATGCAACATCCACATGACTAATTTCCTGCACCTCTTCTATGATTGCCAACTTTTTACCCAGCACTTCATTAAATTCATCATCACCTAGTGCTGCAAATTTGTTTGTGATCTGCACCTGCTGATTGTTCATGGTCACAATAGCATTGTTTTAACAGGCACCATTTCTTTCCCATTTTTCGTACCTCCTTCATTTACATTCTCCTTAGCTTTACCTCTATTATCCCGTACCTCCTTCCATTGAGCACTTGGATTGCCAACTACCTTACCACTTGACAAGATCATCAAAGGACCTGCCCCCTTACCATGTTGAGTATTAGCAACCTTCTCAGTCACATTGATGTCCTGCTTCTCATCTGATTTCTTTGGGAACAATTCAGGATGTAACCTCCAGCAATCCATCATATCATGCCCTTGCAATTTACACTCCTTGCAATATTTAGGAATGTAATCGTATTTGATGTTCACCCACTCCATTCTCAAACCACCTGAATCCTCATCAATAATATCCATTCTCACTTTCTTTGGCAGCTCATCCAGTAAATTCACCAACACCTTCACACGAGCACAGCTAGGCCTCGTCTTTTTAATAGTAGCCAAATCTAGGTGTTGTGGAATTCCTACTGCTGAAGCCAAAGAAAATAAACATTCTTTGACAAAATAAGTAGGCAACATATTAGGAAAAGAAATCCAAGGTATAACCTTAGGTGTTTCCTCtacaattttaaatttttaatcatAAATCAAGGTCCTTAGCTGATACTCCTCCCCATACTTGTCTTAAACATAATAAACGctttttgaagaaaaatcaaCATAGTCTTGCCATAAAGTCATACGAATTAGAATGTGCCTGTCACATAAGAATCCAATATTACACTCACCCTTAATTTCACATTGCAATGGAACTATCCGACGTATTTCATTGATGTCAGGCCAACCATAAGAGAATTTACAGACAATTGCATACTGCATCCCTTCAATTATATTCATTCGTCAAACCTCAGCTTCAGTAAAGCACACAGTTGGCTGTCCCTGAAAGATTTTAATTCGTCGAGGTGAAATTGGTTCCAcagacgcagcagcagcagtctgCATGGTACTGTTCATCGGAGGCTTCAGAACTTTCGCATAATCCATTAGTTTTTGGGTGTTATCTGTGGTCGTCGATGGCTGGGGATTGTTGGGGGGTGGTTGTATAGGTGGCCCCGCCACAGTAGGTGGTTGACCATCGGCCGGATTGGCCATGGGAGCTCGAAACTCAACTTTCTCTCTCTAATCGCCTTTCTCGTCGCCCTAGCAGGTTTTTGGTATCTCAACTAGATATAGGATTTTTAGTTAGTATAATCAACAGGTTTTttgacttatttgaatttactaTCGTTCTTAATAAATCCCTAATTATTTGTATTAAtgatatattactattggaccactagcaagtgtcgaagtcgacctctcgtctctacttcttcgagattagaagGGATACTCActggtacacgttgttttcgtactcatactacactttctgtgcattttttgttgcacatgcacatgcatctctagtggcctactgGGCATAGCATCATGGTTGATACatagacttaggtgagctgcacttctcgagacaacccatagccagcagagtctctttcaaatTACTGTATTTTCATTCTATCCAATTTGTATTCAGGACATTTATTGTACTTTATTTCATTTCCTAAAATTTGCTCACGCACTTGTGATgtcgggttctgggatgatatGGAGTATTTTGCATTAACTTCTTAGCAATtgtatttaatttgaaatgtttatattttactagtaaaattgaaggaaaatcatagctttcaaaattattaaaacgagaatttaattaagtatttttggttggcttgcctgacagcggtgtccgacgccatcacaacctttagtggattttgggtcgtgacaacatggtatcaaactactaggttcccttaggtctcacgagtcatgagcgagtctagtagagtcttgcttaTCGGTagggagacatctgtacttatcttcgagaggctacaaggctgttaggagcacttcccttcttgattcctcattgtGCGGTTtaattcctttgaggc from Nicotiana sylvestris chromosome 12, ASM39365v2, whole genome shotgun sequence encodes the following:
- the LOC138883140 gene encoding uncharacterized protein codes for the protein MATGEVQTTPRSTAGRKKEAAFQQKQQIGNEGEKLNPAAPEFNISSAGVGSTNGGSEAMVNKPKETTAQWVQKTFIGNTLVEVNTSCNDIPSQDTMVEMEMANILEIQTNENFLPQMKERVQWSGSKLWSEQREDDLDENEVPVGAKHDEEPVLEEKEEEEKSVNREETVTVTNKEEIAAEKRKTERDNNNDETVVPKEKIDAKEQHTTKQIQEGNTDQLHIKEGVGTDAIDSGGTGDGVIVTGNLEQSRMQDMKEQTLVPNLQHKHDVSVVDAQKFKEVEDKDARACQDLDEESTTQNFQNVARQGDLSPRIIEKAKSAAKGRKKHQKENPTVPAGGVQTRRNLSLSLSKQ
- the LOC138883139 gene encoding uncharacterized protein — encoded protein: MDALIWNIRSVNTQQAFEMLIKSHRKNHYEFIGLMEPMQQARTLERYRNRIGFAQAISNVSNKIWAFIDEVYEVTVMYNFVQQLTLRLYHFETHVEFVLTLVYAKCDAIERTELWDSLYYMASDMTIPWLVRGDFNVIWDEEEKFGGLPGRGGLYFQKARQMCGQSEFQQIFPGIEVQHLAKIGSDHSPMQLRYDIKNPPVKKPFRFLNFWLEHASFKEVVKQNWNADFSANQYVLFNHKLKKVKKALSGWGKSTYGDIFQKIASFEEVVIVHEAEFEVNPTKQNRQRLQKVQTELIRYLALEEKYWKQKSGMSWFKDGDRNINFSMRKLEVEERSCNCPEFRTVRVCG